From the Glandiceps talaboti chromosome 12, keGlaTala1.1, whole genome shotgun sequence genome, one window contains:
- the LOC144443289 gene encoding uncharacterized protein LOC144443289 isoform X1, which translates to MLQQERNRNMAANNRGHMRPSRSPPFVVIGLLVVISILAFNYWTVSSRNKELVLERARIERDLQTTSFKKGAIEKRNDVITVDLAAANKKLLELQKTAVSLQETVGRMDDENSELKKEREQLQVENQQQQEALELLRRNSSEGHLALSQLKVVHQDLKSNCEKLGQENVEFGASKSQLLQDLDKVGAEKQAFEEQVKQCEETRQAMDQSMSELRRQLITMQQQVAHQPGQQHLPNYVSQQQQGELHHEGEQQLEQQQKQEELYGQQPQEQQPAEQQQQYGEQQQGEQPVEQQQQYGEQQQGEQPVEQQQQYGEQQQGEQPVEQQQQFGEQQQGEQPVEQQQQFGEQQQGEQPVEQQQQFGEQQPAEQEEEQQEQQQQIGEVQQENPEVSNVQERFEDPQNPNQGKDQAPAPPNEQEQEENKLEFQEQNIGVAPPSDMNRPAQSMEKDPGMVEMEAGRPVEQTRGVEIGEREQQFARERDEYGDEQERVDDNKQNELFEERADMEADVNEDMEDRGMEEVDEENEVAMDEARENNENFNNDDDEDEDVQEYKQEGQNDEYEDEEESEGVLEEEEGEQGDIEDDANYIKVDENDVGEEDENEEGNRDDIEYDERRDEMENEQEIDNAV; encoded by the exons GAAACATGGCTGCCAATAATCGAGGGCATATGAGACCATCAAGATCACCACCATTTGTGGTAATTGGACTCTTGGTTGTAATAAGTATCCTTGCTTTCAATTATTGGACAGTTTCGTCAAGAAACAAAGAGCTTGTTTTGGAGAGGGCTCGCATTGAAAGAGATTTGCAAACGACTTCATTCAAGAAGGGCGCTATCGAAAAACGCAACGATGTTATAACCGTTGACTTGGCAGCAGCCAACAAAAAGTTACTTGAATTACAAAAGACTGCCGTAAGTTTACAGGAGACTGTGGGTCGAATGGATGACGAGAACTCTGAATTAAAGAAAGAGAGGGAACAGTTACAGGTTGAAAACCAGCAGCAACAGGAAGCCTTG GAACTACTGCGAAGAAACAGTTCAGAAGGTCATCTAGCACTATCCCAACTTAAAG TTGTACATCAAGATCTGAAATCCAATTGTGAAAAACTTGGTCAAGAAAATGTTGAATTTGGTGCATCCAAATCGCAACTCTTGCAGGATTTAGATAAAGTTGGTGCTGAAAAACAGGCATTTGAAGAACAGGTCAAACAATGTGAAGAAACAAGACAAGCAATGGATCAATCAATGTCAGAGCTCCGACGTCAGCTGATCACAATGCAGCAACAAGTTGCACACCAGCCTGGACAGCAGCATCTCCCAAATTACGTTAGTCAACAACAACAAGGGGAACTACACCACGAAGGTGAACAGCAATTAGAACAGCAGCAGAAACAAGAAGAGCTGTATGGACAACAGCCACAAGAACAGCAACCTGCAGAACAACAGCAACAGTATGGTGAACAGCAACAAGGGGAACAACCTGTAGAACAGCAGCAACAGTATGGTGAACAGCAACAAGGGGAACAACCTGTAGAACAACAGCAACAGTATGGTGAACAGCAACAAGGGGAACAACCTGTAGAACAGCAGCAACAGTTTGGTGAACAGCAACAAGGGGAACAACCTGTAGAACAGCAGCAACAGTTTGGTGAACAGCAACAAGGGGAACAACCTGTAGAACAGCAGCAACAGTTTGGTGAACAGCAACCAGCAGAAcaagaagaagaacaacaagAACAGCAGCAACAGATTGGCGAAGTGCAACAAGAAAATCCTGAAGTAAGCAATGTTCAGGAAAGGTTTGAGGATCCGCAAAATCCAAATCAA GGCAAAGATCAAGCTCCAGCTCCACCCAAtgaacaagaacaagaagaaaACAAGCTAGAGTTTCAAGAGCAGAATATAGG GGTTGCACCTCCTAGTGATATGAATAGACCAG CACAATCAATGGAAAAAGATCCTGGTATGGTAGAGATGGAAGCAGGCAGACCTGTAGAACAAACACGTGGAGTTGAAATTGGTGAAAGGGAACAGCAGTTTGCTAGAg AACGGGATGAGTATGGTGATGAGCAGGAGAGG GTGGATGATAATAAGCAGAATGAACTGTTTGAAGAAAGAGCAGATATGGAAG CTGATGTAAATGAAGATATGGAAGATAGGGGTATGGAGGAAGTTGATGAAGAGAATGAAGTAGCTATGGATGAAGCCAGAGAGAAcaatgaaaatttcaacaatgatgatgatgaggatgaggatgtaCAAGAATACAAACAAGAGGGTCAAAATGATGAGTATGAAGATGAAGAGGAAAGTGAAGGGGTATTAGAGGAGGAGGAGGGAGAACAAGGAGACATTGAAGATGATGCCAACTACatcaaagttgatgaaaatgatgttGGAGAGGAGGATGAGAATGAGGAAGGTAATAGAGATGACATAGAATATGATGAAAGAAGAGATGAAATGGAAAATGAACAAGAAATTGACAATGCTGTTTAA
- the LOC144443289 gene encoding uncharacterized protein LOC144443289 isoform X2: protein MPEGDAGNMAANNRGHMRPSRSPPFVVIGLLVVISILAFNYWTVSSRNKELVLERARIERDLQTTSFKKGAIEKRNDVITVDLAAANKKLLELQKTAVSLQETVGRMDDENSELKKEREQLQVENQQQQEALELLRRNSSEGHLALSQLKVVHQDLKSNCEKLGQENVEFGASKSQLLQDLDKVGAEKQAFEEQVKQCEETRQAMDQSMSELRRQLITMQQQVAHQPGQQHLPNYVSQQQQGELHHEGEQQLEQQQKQEELYGQQPQEQQPAEQQQQYGEQQQGEQPVEQQQQYGEQQQGEQPVEQQQQYGEQQQGEQPVEQQQQFGEQQQGEQPVEQQQQFGEQQQGEQPVEQQQQFGEQQPAEQEEEQQEQQQQIGEVQQENPEGKDQAPAPPNEQEQEENKLEFQEQNIGVAPPSDMNRPAQSMEKDPGMVEMEAGRPVEQTRGVEIGEREQQFARERDEYGDEQERVDDNKQNELFEERADMEADVNEDMEDRGMEEVDEENEVAMDEARENNENFNNDDDEDEDVQEYKQEGQNDEYEDEEESEGVLEEEEGEQGDIEDDANYIKVDENDVGEEDENEEGNRDDIEYDERRDEMENEQEIDNAV, encoded by the exons ATGCCTGAAGGAGACGCAGGAAACATGGCTGCCAATAATCGAGGGCATATGAGACCATCAAGATCACCACCATTTGTGGTAATTGGACTCTTGGTTGTAATAAGTATCCTTGCTTTCAATTATTGGACAGTTTCGTCAAGAAACAAAGAGCTTGTTTTGGAGAGGGCTCGCATTGAAAGAGATTTGCAAACGACTTCATTCAAGAAGGGCGCTATCGAAAAACGCAACGATGTTATAACCGTTGACTTGGCAGCAGCCAACAAAAAGTTACTTGAATTACAAAAGACTGCCGTAAGTTTACAGGAGACTGTGGGTCGAATGGATGACGAGAACTCTGAATTAAAGAAAGAGAGGGAACAGTTACAGGTTGAAAACCAGCAGCAACAGGAAGCCTTG GAACTACTGCGAAGAAACAGTTCAGAAGGTCATCTAGCACTATCCCAACTTAAAG TTGTACATCAAGATCTGAAATCCAATTGTGAAAAACTTGGTCAAGAAAATGTTGAATTTGGTGCATCCAAATCGCAACTCTTGCAGGATTTAGATAAAGTTGGTGCTGAAAAACAGGCATTTGAAGAACAGGTCAAACAATGTGAAGAAACAAGACAAGCAATGGATCAATCAATGTCAGAGCTCCGACGTCAGCTGATCACAATGCAGCAACAAGTTGCACACCAGCCTGGACAGCAGCATCTCCCAAATTACGTTAGTCAACAACAACAAGGGGAACTACACCACGAAGGTGAACAGCAATTAGAACAGCAGCAGAAACAAGAAGAGCTGTATGGACAACAGCCACAAGAACAGCAACCTGCAGAACAACAGCAACAGTATGGTGAACAGCAACAAGGGGAACAACCTGTAGAACAGCAGCAACAGTATGGTGAACAGCAACAAGGGGAACAACCTGTAGAACAACAGCAACAGTATGGTGAACAGCAACAAGGGGAACAACCTGTAGAACAGCAGCAACAGTTTGGTGAACAGCAACAAGGGGAACAACCTGTAGAACAGCAGCAACAGTTTGGTGAACAGCAACAAGGGGAACAACCTGTAGAACAGCAGCAACAGTTTGGTGAACAGCAACCAGCAGAAcaagaagaagaacaacaagAACAGCAGCAACAGATTGGCGAAGTGCAACAAGAAAATCCTGAA GGCAAAGATCAAGCTCCAGCTCCACCCAAtgaacaagaacaagaagaaaACAAGCTAGAGTTTCAAGAGCAGAATATAGG GGTTGCACCTCCTAGTGATATGAATAGACCAG CACAATCAATGGAAAAAGATCCTGGTATGGTAGAGATGGAAGCAGGCAGACCTGTAGAACAAACACGTGGAGTTGAAATTGGTGAAAGGGAACAGCAGTTTGCTAGAg AACGGGATGAGTATGGTGATGAGCAGGAGAGG GTGGATGATAATAAGCAGAATGAACTGTTTGAAGAAAGAGCAGATATGGAAG CTGATGTAAATGAAGATATGGAAGATAGGGGTATGGAGGAAGTTGATGAAGAGAATGAAGTAGCTATGGATGAAGCCAGAGAGAAcaatgaaaatttcaacaatgatgatgatgaggatgaggatgtaCAAGAATACAAACAAGAGGGTCAAAATGATGAGTATGAAGATGAAGAGGAAAGTGAAGGGGTATTAGAGGAGGAGGAGGGAGAACAAGGAGACATTGAAGATGATGCCAACTACatcaaagttgatgaaaatgatgttGGAGAGGAGGATGAGAATGAGGAAGGTAATAGAGATGACATAGAATATGATGAAAGAAGAGATGAAATGGAAAATGAACAAGAAATTGACAATGCTGTTTAA